From the Candidatus Palauibacter australiensis genome, the window GGTTCTCGTGAGTACGACGCCTGGCGGGAGCGTGCGGTTGTGGCTGCCCGTGGCCATCGCGACGCTTGCGGCTGCGGCCGCGGCTCCGGGCGAGATCCGGGCGCAGGCGGGGCGCGCGGAGACGCGCGAGGGGAACCGCCTTTACGAGGAGGGACGTTTCGCCGAAGCGCACGAGAAGTACCTGGAAGCGCTCCTCGAGGCCCCCGACTCCCCCGTCATCCGGTTCAACGATGGG encodes:
- a CDS encoding tetratricopeptide repeat protein, with the translated sequence MSTTPGGSVRLWLPVAIATLAAAAAAPGEIRAQAGRAETREGNRLYEEGRFAEAHEKYLEALLEAPDSPVIRFNDG